In Microbacterium esteraromaticum, the following proteins share a genomic window:
- the proB gene encoding glutamate 5-kinase: MTARTRAELATAGRIVVKVGSSSISGESSWRIPMIVQALSSAHRRGSEIILVSSGAIATGIPFLALDSRPTDLATQQAAAAVGQNVLVFRYQEALRPFGIVAGQVLLTTGDLENPTSRSNARRAMERLLSLRILPIVNENDTVATQEIRFGDNDRLAALVAQLVGADALVLLSDVESLYTKPPTDPTAVPIDEIPADSDLSGLEFGASVVNSVGTGGAATKVSAARMAAGSGIGVLVTSADLVGKALEGAQIGTWFAPSVTA; this comes from the coding sequence ATGACCGCGCGCACCCGCGCGGAGCTCGCGACCGCGGGGCGGATCGTCGTGAAGGTCGGCTCGTCGTCGATCAGCGGCGAGTCGTCGTGGCGCATCCCGATGATCGTGCAGGCGCTGTCATCGGCGCATCGCCGCGGTTCCGAGATCATCCTCGTCTCCTCAGGCGCGATCGCCACGGGCATCCCGTTTCTGGCGCTCGACTCCCGTCCGACCGATCTGGCGACCCAGCAGGCCGCTGCGGCGGTCGGACAGAACGTGCTCGTCTTCCGCTACCAGGAGGCGCTGCGGCCGTTCGGCATCGTCGCCGGCCAGGTGCTGCTGACGACGGGCGACCTCGAGAACCCGACATCTCGCAGCAACGCCAGGCGCGCGATGGAGCGGCTGCTGTCGCTGCGCATCCTGCCCATCGTCAATGAGAACGACACGGTCGCGACGCAGGAGATCCGCTTCGGAGACAACGATCGGCTCGCGGCCCTGGTCGCCCAGCTCGTCGGCGCCGACGCCCTCGTGCTGCTGAGCGATGTCGAGTCGCTGTACACGAAGCCGCCGACCGACCCGACGGCGGTGCCGATCGACGAGATACCCGCCGACTCCGATCTGAGCGGGCTCGAGTTCGGTGCGTCAGTCGTCAACAGCGTCGGCACCGGGGGAGCGGCCACCAAGGTCTCCGCGGCCAGAATGGCGGCGGGATCGGGCATCGGCGTGCTGGTCACGAGCGCCGACCTCGTGGGCAAGGCTCTCGAGGGCGCGCAGATCGGCACCTGGTTC
- the obgE gene encoding GTPase ObgE has product MVTFVDTVTLHLRAGKGGNGCVSVRREKFKPLGGPDGGKGGDGGDIILIADPQVTTLLSYHHSPHRTGGNGGFGMGDLRSGYDGESLELPVPVGTVVKSVEGEVLHDMITPGERYVVAEGGRGGLGNAALASPKRKAPGFALLGTPGQECSVVLELKTVADVALVGYPSAGKSSLIAALSAARPKIADYPFTTLHPNLGVVQAGDSRYTVADVPGLIEGASEGKGLGLEFLRHVERCSALLHVLDCATLEPGRDPLSDLDVILAELAAYEVPEGQKPLLERPQLVALNKVDVPEARDLAEMVRPEIEARGFRVFEISAVAHQGLRPLSFALAELVDQHRAEVAAEIPRERVVIRPKGAREEFSIRVEGGTYGNVYRVLGEKPWRWVQQTDFQNEEAVGYLGDRLERLGVEDALFKAGAVPGATVMIGTGDNSVVFDWEPSIASTAELMSSPRGTDVRIGGSNRRTTAERREQYHEMMDARAAARAELEEKRLASREDEE; this is encoded by the coding sequence ATGGTCACGTTCGTCGACACCGTCACGCTGCACCTTCGCGCCGGCAAGGGCGGCAACGGCTGCGTCTCGGTCCGTCGTGAGAAGTTCAAGCCGCTCGGCGGCCCCGACGGCGGAAAGGGCGGCGATGGCGGAGACATCATCCTCATCGCCGACCCCCAGGTGACGACGCTGCTGTCGTACCACCACTCGCCGCACCGCACCGGTGGCAACGGCGGCTTCGGCATGGGAGATCTCCGCTCGGGCTACGACGGCGAGTCCCTCGAGCTGCCCGTGCCGGTCGGCACCGTGGTCAAGAGCGTCGAGGGCGAAGTCCTGCACGACATGATCACCCCGGGCGAGCGGTACGTGGTGGCCGAGGGCGGTCGCGGAGGGCTCGGCAACGCGGCTCTCGCCTCACCCAAGCGCAAGGCTCCCGGCTTCGCGCTGCTGGGCACGCCAGGTCAGGAGTGCTCGGTCGTCCTCGAGCTCAAGACCGTCGCGGATGTCGCCCTCGTGGGCTACCCGTCGGCCGGCAAATCGAGCCTGATCGCCGCGCTGTCGGCAGCGCGACCGAAGATCGCCGACTACCCGTTCACCACGCTGCACCCGAACCTCGGCGTCGTGCAGGCCGGCGACAGCCGCTACACCGTCGCCGACGTGCCCGGACTGATCGAGGGTGCGAGCGAGGGCAAGGGCCTCGGGCTGGAGTTCCTTCGGCATGTCGAGCGCTGCAGCGCTCTGCTGCACGTCCTCGACTGCGCGACGCTCGAGCCCGGGCGCGACCCGCTCTCCGACCTCGACGTCATCCTCGCCGAGCTCGCCGCGTACGAGGTGCCCGAGGGGCAGAAGCCGCTGCTCGAGCGCCCGCAGCTCGTCGCCCTCAACAAGGTGGACGTCCCTGAGGCGCGCGATCTCGCCGAGATGGTGCGCCCCGAGATCGAGGCGCGCGGCTTCCGCGTGTTCGAGATCTCTGCGGTCGCCCATCAGGGCCTGCGCCCGCTCAGCTTCGCGCTGGCCGAGCTCGTCGACCAGCACCGCGCCGAGGTCGCCGCCGAGATTCCGCGTGAGCGCGTCGTGATCCGTCCGAAGGGCGCCAGGGAGGAGTTCTCGATCCGCGTCGAGGGCGGCACCTACGGCAACGTCTACCGCGTGCTCGGCGAGAAGCCGTGGCGCTGGGTTCAGCAGACCGACTTCCAGAACGAGGAGGCTGTCGGCTACCTCGGTGACCGCCTCGAGCGCCTCGGCGTCGAGGACGCCCTGTTCAAGGCCGGCGCCGTCCCGGGGGCGACCGTCATGATCGGCACCGGCGACAACAGCGTGGTCTTCGACTGGGAGCCCTCGATCGCCTCGACGGCCGAGCTGATGAGCTCGCCGCGCGGTACCGATGTCCGCATCGGCGGGTCGAACCGTCGTACCACGGCCGAACGTCGCGAGCAGTACCACGAGATGATGGATGCCAGGGCTGCAGCCCGGGCGGAGCTCGAGGAGAAGCGCCTCGCATCCCGCGAGGACGAGGAATGA
- the rpmA gene encoding 50S ribosomal protein L27: MAHKKGASSTRNGRDSNAQRLGVKRFGGQTVNAGEILVRQRGTHFHPGAGVGRGGDDTLFALEAGAVEFGKKGGRKVVNIVAAAQ; encoded by the coding sequence ATGGCACATAAGAAGGGCGCGAGCTCGACCCGCAACGGTCGTGACTCCAACGCACAGCGACTCGGCGTGAAGCGCTTCGGCGGTCAGACCGTCAACGCCGGCGAGATCCTCGTCCGTCAGCGCGGCACCCACTTCCACCCCGGCGCAGGCGTCGGTCGTGGCGGCGACGACACGCTGTTCGCTCTCGAGGCGGGCGCTGTCGAGTTCGGCAAGAAGGGCGGCCGCAAGGTCGTCAACATCGTCGCAGCTGCTCAGTAA
- the rplU gene encoding 50S ribosomal protein L21: protein MVYAVVRAGGRQEKVEVGTIVQLDRVQAAQGENIELPAVLLVDGASVTTDADKLAKVKVTAEVLGNLRGPKIVIQKYKNKTGYKKRQGHRQELTRVKITGIK from the coding sequence GTGGTTTACGCAGTAGTGCGCGCCGGTGGCCGGCAGGAGAAGGTCGAGGTCGGCACGATCGTTCAGCTCGACCGTGTTCAGGCTGCCCAGGGCGAGAACATCGAGCTTCCCGCCGTGCTTCTCGTCGACGGTGCCTCTGTGACCACCGACGCCGACAAGCTGGCGAAGGTCAAGGTCACGGCTGAGGTTCTCGGCAACCTCCGCGGACCGAAGATCGTCATCCAGAAGTACAAGAACAAGACCGGCTACAAGAAGCGCCAGGGCCACCGTCAGGAGCTCACGCGCGTCAAGATCACCGGCATCAAGTAA
- a CDS encoding DUF4031 domain-containing protein, producing MTVLVDDPIWPAHGRLWAHLVSDSDLAELHAFAAEQGIPARAFDRDHYDVPEDSLPRLLAAGAVHVGGKELTRRLIRSGLRVRARDRR from the coding sequence ATGACCGTTCTCGTCGACGACCCCATCTGGCCAGCGCACGGCCGGCTCTGGGCGCATCTCGTCAGCGACTCGGATCTGGCGGAGCTGCATGCGTTCGCCGCAGAGCAGGGCATCCCCGCTCGCGCCTTCGACCGCGACCACTACGACGTTCCCGAGGACTCGCTGCCGAGACTCCTCGCCGCCGGTGCGGTGCACGTGGGCGGCAAGGAGCTCACCAGGCGACTGATCCGCTCAGGACTCCGGGTTCGAGCCCGCGACCGGCGCTGA
- a CDS encoding Rne/Rng family ribonuclease, with amino-acid sequence MADENDDNNTPTLDETPAQPVVEDARTAETAEPVAEPDAVEQPAADDQSAADAPAERDGDPDAEAAPQASAESEAQSEPETAAEPETGAEPEPQPQPETVAEPETAAEPEAPKPVTAVSLGLLPEVFVSKVSTQLHFYAPEVVPLPARSSRDDDEGDDRGSAFRRGRGRRRGEGDDQREEPRQRQRQVEYITEPKAIKGSTRLEAKKQRRRDGRDAGRRRPVVTEAEFLARRESVDRMMVVRAKNGRTQIGVLEDDVLVEHYVARNQDASLIGNVYLGRVQNVLPSMEAAFVDIGRGRNAVLYSGEVDWDGVETGNQPRRIELALKAGDRVLVQVTKDPVGHKGARLTSQISLPGRYLVYVPGGSMNGISRKLPDNERARLKRILKEVLPESSGVIVRTAAEGATEEQLTRDVQRLTSQWEHIQKQVQTQQAPALLHAEPDLLVKIVRDVFNEDFTRMTIQGDDAQRTIRAYLESVAPDLLERVETYTDDVDPFDAYRITEQIEKALDRKVWLPSGGSLVIDRTEAMTVVDVNTGKFVGSGGNLEETVTKNNLEAAEEIVRQLRLRDIGGIIVVDFIDMVLESNRDLVLRRLVECLSRDRTKHQVAEVTSLGLVQMTRKKLGLGLLETFSEACDVCAGRGVIVHHDPVVKHRSGNGGSSNGGGQNRRSRGGSQSQQPAAAQAQQPQANGGTHSITEGAKSALAAIAASTIVANGETPGEQPAAAEPQTVVEAPAQSERPKKRKKRGGDRKAPKTETEQLLDSVLDALPEPKAPGQGRNRRRVTTAMLTPNASQAQGEGSAPVAGSNPES; translated from the coding sequence ATGGCCGATGAGAACGATGACAACAACACCCCCACCCTCGACGAGACGCCGGCGCAGCCGGTAGTCGAGGACGCCCGGACCGCCGAGACGGCTGAGCCCGTCGCGGAGCCGGATGCTGTGGAGCAGCCCGCCGCGGACGACCAGTCCGCTGCGGATGCGCCCGCCGAGCGCGACGGGGATCCAGACGCGGAAGCCGCACCACAGGCATCCGCGGAGTCCGAGGCTCAGTCGGAGCCGGAGACGGCCGCAGAGCCTGAGACGGGCGCGGAGCCCGAGCCTCAGCCGCAGCCGGAGACGGTCGCGGAGCCCGAGACGGCTGCGGAGCCCGAGGCTCCGAAGCCGGTGACGGCCGTGAGCCTGGGGCTGCTGCCCGAGGTCTTCGTCTCGAAGGTGTCGACCCAGCTGCACTTCTACGCACCCGAGGTGGTGCCGCTGCCCGCGCGCAGCAGCCGTGACGACGACGAGGGTGACGACCGCGGCAGCGCCTTCCGCCGTGGCCGTGGCCGTCGCCGCGGGGAGGGTGACGACCAGCGCGAAGAGCCGCGCCAGCGTCAGCGCCAGGTGGAGTACATCACCGAGCCGAAGGCCATCAAGGGCTCGACGCGCCTCGAGGCCAAGAAGCAGCGCCGTCGCGACGGTCGCGATGCCGGTCGCCGTCGTCCCGTTGTGACCGAGGCCGAGTTCCTCGCCCGCCGCGAGTCGGTCGACCGCATGATGGTCGTGCGCGCCAAGAACGGCCGCACCCAGATCGGCGTGCTCGAAGACGACGTGCTCGTCGAGCATTACGTCGCCCGCAATCAGGACGCGTCGCTGATCGGCAACGTGTACCTGGGTCGCGTGCAGAACGTGCTGCCCAGCATGGAGGCCGCGTTCGTCGACATCGGCCGCGGCCGCAACGCCGTGCTGTACTCGGGCGAGGTCGACTGGGATGGTGTCGAGACCGGCAACCAGCCGCGCCGCATCGAGCTCGCTCTGAAGGCCGGCGACCGCGTTCTCGTGCAGGTCACCAAGGACCCTGTCGGACACAAGGGAGCCCGCCTCACCAGCCAGATCTCGCTTCCCGGCCGGTACCTCGTGTACGTGCCGGGCGGATCGATGAACGGCATCTCGCGCAAGCTCCCCGACAACGAGCGCGCCCGCCTGAAGCGCATCCTCAAGGAGGTGCTCCCCGAGTCGTCGGGCGTGATCGTCCGCACTGCGGCCGAGGGCGCCACCGAGGAGCAGCTGACGCGCGACGTGCAGCGGCTCACCTCGCAGTGGGAGCACATCCAGAAGCAGGTGCAGACGCAGCAGGCTCCGGCGCTGCTGCACGCCGAGCCCGACCTGCTGGTCAAGATCGTGCGCGATGTCTTCAACGAAGACTTCACCCGCATGACGATCCAGGGCGACGACGCGCAGCGCACCATCCGCGCGTACCTCGAGAGCGTCGCCCCCGATCTGCTCGAGCGCGTCGAGACCTACACCGACGACGTCGACCCGTTCGACGCGTACCGCATCACCGAGCAGATCGAGAAGGCGCTCGACCGCAAGGTCTGGCTGCCCTCGGGCGGCTCGCTCGTGATCGACCGCACCGAGGCCATGACGGTCGTCGACGTCAACACCGGCAAGTTCGTCGGCTCTGGCGGAAACCTCGAAGAGACCGTCACCAAGAACAACCTCGAGGCCGCCGAGGAGATCGTCCGCCAGCTGCGTCTGCGCGACATCGGCGGCATCATCGTCGTCGACTTCATCGACATGGTGCTCGAGTCCAACCGCGATCTCGTGCTGCGCCGCCTGGTGGAGTGCCTGAGCCGCGACCGCACGAAGCATCAGGTCGCCGAGGTCACCTCGCTCGGCCTCGTGCAGATGACCCGCAAGAAGCTCGGCCTCGGTCTGCTCGAGACCTTCAGCGAGGCATGCGACGTGTGCGCCGGCCGAGGCGTGATCGTGCACCACGATCCTGTGGTCAAGCATCGCAGTGGCAACGGCGGCTCGAGCAACGGCGGCGGTCAGAACCGTCGCTCGCGCGGCGGATCGCAGTCGCAGCAGCCCGCCGCCGCTCAGGCACAGCAGCCGCAGGCGAACGGCGGCACGCACAGCATCACCGAGGGTGCGAAGTCGGCTCTCGCCGCGATCGCCGCCTCGACCATCGTCGCGAACGGTGAGACCCCCGGCGAGCAGCCGGCTGCAGCCGAGCCGCAGACCGTCGTCGAGGCGCCTGCGCAGAGCGAGCGCCCGAAGAAGCGCAAGAAGCGCGGCGGCGACCGCAAGGCGCCGAAGACCGAGACCGAGCAGCTGCTCGACTCCGTGCTCGACGCGCTTCCTGAGCCGAAGGCCCCTGGACAGGGACGCAACCGCCGTCGCGTCACGACCGCCATGCTCACGCCCAACGCCTCGCAGGCACAGGGCGAGGGATCAGCGCCGGTCGCGGGCTCGAACCCGGAGTCCTGA
- a CDS encoding vitamin K epoxide reductase family protein has product MTTQRSRHVGYGIWLVFATIVGWWAAFQLTMEKFYVLENPGETTSCYVSVMLQCDKNLSSWQGEVFGFPNPLIGVTAWMAVLVMGVAVLAGVRFPRWFWGLFGVGVLGAFLFVCWLIGQSIYSLHTLCPWCMATWSVTIPTFLATTLHLIRNGTLGRSAAMRERAGRLMVWVPLATIVAYAIIIAMAQLAGLDLLGEVVGMIF; this is encoded by the coding sequence ATGACCACGCAGCGCTCCCGCCATGTCGGCTACGGAATCTGGCTCGTCTTCGCCACGATCGTCGGCTGGTGGGCGGCGTTCCAGCTCACCATGGAGAAGTTCTACGTTCTCGAGAACCCGGGCGAGACCACCAGCTGCTACGTGAGCGTGATGCTGCAGTGCGACAAGAACCTCTCGTCGTGGCAGGGCGAGGTGTTCGGGTTCCCCAACCCCCTCATCGGCGTGACCGCGTGGATGGCGGTACTGGTGATGGGCGTGGCCGTGCTCGCCGGCGTGCGATTCCCGCGCTGGTTCTGGGGGCTGTTCGGCGTCGGCGTGCTCGGGGCCTTCCTCTTCGTGTGCTGGCTCATCGGCCAGAGCATCTACAGCCTGCACACCCTCTGCCCGTGGTGCATGGCGACGTGGTCTGTCACCATCCCCACCTTCTTGGCGACGACGCTGCATCTCATCCGCAACGGCACGCTGGGTCGTTCGGCCGCGATGCGCGAACGCGCCGGACGCCTGATGGTCTGGGTGCCGCTGGCGACGATCGTCGCCTACGCGATCATCATCGCGATGGCTCAGCTCGCCGGCCTCGACCTGCTCGGCGAGGTCGTCGGCATGATCTTCTGA
- the ndk gene encoding nucleoside-diphosphate kinase: MATEETLVLVKPDGVARGLTGSILARIEAKGYALVDLRLVEPDRDRLAAHYAEHEGKPFYEPLLEFMMSGPSVAIRLAGNRVIEGFRSLAGTTDPTTAAPGTIRGDFGRDWGLKVQQNLVHGSDSPESAARELGIWFD; this comes from the coding sequence ATGGCCACTGAAGAAACCCTCGTCCTCGTCAAGCCCGACGGCGTCGCCCGCGGCCTGACCGGCAGCATCCTCGCCCGCATCGAGGCGAAGGGCTACGCGCTCGTCGACCTGCGTCTGGTCGAGCCCGACCGAGACCGCCTTGCGGCGCACTATGCCGAGCACGAGGGCAAGCCGTTCTACGAGCCGCTTCTCGAGTTCATGATGTCGGGCCCGTCGGTGGCGATCCGCCTCGCGGGCAACCGTGTCATCGAGGGCTTCCGCTCGCTCGCGGGCACGACCGATCCGACCACTGCCGCTCCCGGCACCATCCGCGGCGACTTCGGCCGGGATTGGGGCCTCAAGGTGCAGCAGAACCTCGTGCACGGCTCCGACAGCCCCGAGTCGGCTGCGCGCGAGCTCGGCATCTGGTTCGACTGA
- a CDS encoding DUF4233 domain-containing protein, with protein MSARAPRAPRPRTQRTLVQKLGSIVLGFEAVGALLAGLVIFGLDALPAGIPSWWGIVAGVVVAVALIGVAGSITRPWAIPAGWVLQGVIALGGIFEPAIIFVVLIFGGMWAYATIGGARIDRQRPAGPPAEPHTESE; from the coding sequence GTGAGCGCCCGCGCGCCCAGAGCGCCTCGTCCTCGCACGCAGCGCACCCTGGTGCAGAAGCTCGGCTCGATCGTGCTCGGCTTCGAGGCCGTCGGCGCGCTGCTCGCTGGTCTCGTGATCTTCGGACTCGACGCCCTGCCCGCGGGCATCCCGTCGTGGTGGGGGATCGTCGCAGGCGTGGTGGTCGCCGTCGCCCTCATCGGTGTCGCCGGGTCGATCACCAGGCCATGGGCGATCCCGGCAGGGTGGGTCCTGCAGGGCGTCATCGCCCTCGGCGGCATCTTCGAGCCCGCCATCATCTTCGTGGTGCTGATTTTCGGCGGCATGTGGGCGTATGCGACGATCGGTGGGGCCCGAATCGACCGACAGCGGCCGGCGGGCCCGCCGGCAGAACCTCACACAGAGAGCGAATGA
- a CDS encoding glutamate ligase domain-containing protein — translation MSDVQRADIVYEKLLERAGERWVQPRKERVARILTLLDDPQRTYRVVHITGTNGKTSTARMIESLLRSHGLRTGLFTSPHLKRFTERIMIDGEPIADGAIADAWDEIEPFVGIVDAELETAGDAPLTFFELLTVLAFVAASDAPVDVLVLEVGMGGSWDSTNTADGDVAVFAPIDMDHADRLGDTVEAIAEVKAGIIKDGAAVVSAEQKPEVAAVLRRVAGEKDATIAFEGEQFGLSEQKLAVGGQLISIRGLAGEYTDEYLPLYGAHQGHNAALAVAAVESLIGGASQRIVGDILADGLQNATSPGRLQLLGIAPTVVVDAAHNPHGAAALARSLDDSFDFDEWALVLGVFADKDAAGIVDALLPQVAEVFATAPDSDRAADADAIADLVEERGRRASVHPTLADAVDAAREWAASADRRAVVIAGSIVLAGEAILLSEEEDWKSGWRA, via the coding sequence GTGAGTGACGTCCAGCGTGCCGACATCGTCTACGAGAAGCTGCTCGAGCGTGCGGGGGAGCGGTGGGTCCAGCCCCGCAAGGAGCGGGTCGCCCGCATCCTCACCCTGCTCGACGACCCGCAGCGCACCTACCGGGTCGTGCACATCACCGGTACGAACGGCAAGACCTCGACGGCCCGCATGATCGAGAGCCTGCTGCGCTCGCACGGTCTGCGAACCGGCCTGTTCACCAGTCCTCACCTCAAGCGGTTCACCGAGCGCATCATGATCGACGGCGAGCCGATCGCCGACGGTGCGATCGCGGACGCCTGGGACGAGATCGAGCCGTTCGTCGGCATCGTCGACGCCGAGCTCGAGACCGCGGGCGACGCTCCGCTCACCTTCTTCGAGCTGCTGACCGTGCTCGCGTTCGTCGCCGCATCGGATGCGCCCGTGGACGTGCTCGTGCTCGAGGTCGGCATGGGGGGATCCTGGGATTCGACGAACACGGCCGATGGCGATGTCGCGGTCTTCGCTCCGATCGACATGGACCACGCCGACCGCCTCGGCGACACGGTCGAGGCGATCGCCGAGGTCAAGGCAGGGATCATCAAGGACGGCGCCGCCGTCGTCTCCGCCGAGCAGAAGCCGGAGGTCGCTGCCGTGCTTCGCCGGGTGGCCGGTGAGAAGGACGCGACGATCGCGTTCGAGGGCGAGCAGTTCGGGCTCAGCGAGCAGAAGCTCGCCGTCGGGGGTCAGCTGATCAGCATCCGCGGCCTCGCGGGGGAGTACACCGACGAGTATCTGCCGCTGTACGGCGCGCACCAGGGCCACAACGCCGCTCTCGCGGTGGCGGCCGTGGAGTCGCTGATCGGCGGCGCCTCGCAGCGCATCGTCGGCGACATCCTCGCGGACGGCCTGCAGAACGCCACGTCGCCCGGACGGCTTCAGCTGCTCGGCATCGCGCCGACCGTGGTCGTCGACGCCGCTCACAACCCGCACGGAGCCGCCGCCCTCGCACGATCGCTCGACGACAGCTTCGACTTCGACGAGTGGGCTCTAGTGCTGGGCGTCTTCGCAGACAAGGACGCCGCGGGCATCGTCGACGCGCTGCTGCCGCAGGTGGCAGAGGTCTTCGCGACGGCTCCCGATTCCGATCGAGCGGCGGATGCCGATGCCATCGCCGACCTGGTGGAGGAGCGTGGACGCCGCGCGAGCGTGCATCCCACCCTCGCCGACGCCGTCGATGCCGCGCGCGAATGGGCGGCCTCCGCCGATCGCCGCGCCGTCGTCATCGCCGGGTCCATCGTGCTCGCGGGCGAGGCGATCCTGCTCTCCGAGGAGGAGGACTGGAAGTCGGGGTGGCGCGCGTGA